Part of the Candidatus Eisenbacteria bacterium genome, AAGGCGCGCGGGAAGCCTCTCGATGGTCTTCTCGGGCCGGGCCATCTCTTCACGCGGATGCTCGGCGCCGTCGCGCGGGGAGAGCCGGTGGAGGACCGCGTCGAGCTCGAAGCACGCCGGGAAGGGGAGGAACCGCTCTTCGTGGAGCTTCGCACGTCGATCCTTTATGGCAAAAGCGGCCAAGCGGTCGGCGCGACGTTTCTCTTGGACGACGTGAGCGAGAGAAAGATCCTTCGCCGGAGAATCGCGCTCAAGGAACGGCTCGCGGCGATGGGCGAGATCTCCGCGGGGATCGCCCATGAGTTCCGGAACGCTCTCCACTCGCTCGGCGGCCTCGCGAAGTTGATCGCGCGGCGCGCCGAGGGGGACGAGCGGGTCGAGCCGCTCGCCCGCGAAATCCTGAACGAGACGGCGAGGATGGAGAGGATCTTGCACGAGCTTCGTCTCTTCGTGAAGCCCGAGGAGCTCTCGATCGAGCCCATCGTCCCGGCGGAGCTCATTCGGTCGGTTCTCGTTCCGTTCGTCGAGGACGCGGGCGCGCGGGGGATTCGCGTCCGAATGGCCGCGGCGTCGGATCTGCCGGAGATCCGCGCCGATCGCGCTCTTCTCGCGCAGGCTCTCCGCAACTTGGTTCGGAACGCGGTGCAAGCGATGGGTTCGGCGGGAGGCGTGGTGACCGTGCGAGCGTCGGCGCACGGGCCCGTGCGCGGACCGATCCGACAGGTCGTGATCTCGGTGACCGACACGGGTCCGGGAATCCCGGAAGAGATCCGCGCGAAGATCTTCACTCCCTTCTTCACGACGAAGCCGGAAGGAACCGGGCTCGGGCTCGCGCTCGTCGAGAAGGCGATGGCCGCTCACGGAGGAAGCGTCGATCTGGAGAGCGCGGCGCTCCGAGGGACGACCTTTACCCTCTCGTTCCCCGCGGGGGGGCGGGAAGCGGCCGAGACGGGTCTCTCCGCGCGCGAGGATCGATCGCGCGTGTGCGGATCGCTCGCCGCCGCCGGCGGTCCTTCGAATCAAGTGGAGGAGGGGAGGCGATGACGGAGAAGAGGATCCTCGTCGTGGAGGATCGCGCGGGGACGCGCAAGATGCTCGAGGGGACGCTCGCCGACGAGGGATATCGGGCGGTTGCGGTCCCGACCGGCGAGGAGGCTCTCCGACGCCTCGAGGAGGAGAGCTTCGATCTCGTTCTCACCGATCTCGCCCTTCCCGGGATCGACGGCCTTCGAGTGCTGGCGGCGTCGAAGGAGAGCGATCCGCTCGCGCCGGTCATCGTGATGACCGCCTATGGAACGATCGAGAACGCGGTGCGCGCGATGAAGGAAGGGGCCTACGACTTCGTCGTGAAGCCGGTCGATCCGGAGCGCCTTCTCCTTCTCGTCCGGCGCGCGGCGGAGCGGCGGACGCTCGAGATCCGGAATCGCGGGTTCTCCTCGGCCGAGGCGCCTCCGGCGATCGTCGGCAAGAGCGCGGCGATTCGGAAGGTCCTCGATCTTGCCGACAGGGTCGCGCCGAGCGACGCCGCGGTGCTTCTCTCAGGCGAAAGCGGAACAGGCAAGGAGCTCTTCGCCCGAAGAATTCACCTCTCGAGCGCGCGCGCCGGGCATCCGCTCGTCGCGGTGAATTGCGCCGCGATTCCCCGCGAGCTGGTCGAGGCGGAGCTCTTCGGCGCCGAGAAGGGAGCGTACACCGGCGCGGACCGGCTGCGGGTCGGGAAGTTCGAGCTCGCCGACGGGGGCACGATCTTCTTCGACGAGATCGGCGAGCTCTCGCTTCCGCTCCAATCGAAACTGCTTCGAGTGCTCGAAGGAAAGACGGTTGAGCGGATCGGCGGGTCGCGCGCGATCCGAGCGGATGTCCGCCTCATCACCGCTACGAACCGGGTTCTTGAGGATGAGGTGCGCGCCGGCTGCTTCCGAGAGGATCTCTTCTATCGCCTCAACGTCTTTCCGGTCCGGATTCCGCCGCTTCGGGAGAGGAGAGAGGACATCGCCCTTCTCGCGGGGCATTTCCTCGCGCGGTTCGCCGCCGAGATGCGGAGAGACCGGATCGCTCTCTCGGCGGACGCGCTCCGCGCTCTCGAGGAGTACGACTGGCCGGGGAACGTTCGGGAGCTCCGGAACGTGCTCGAGCGCGCGGTCATCCTCGTCGAGGGAGACACGATCCCGGCCGAGCTCGTCGTTCCGCGCGCGAGAACTTCCCGAACCGACGACGAACGTTCCGCTCTCGCCGCGACCGATCTTCACGCCGCGGTCCGCGAGACGGTGCGGCGGGTCGAGGCGGATCTCATCGGGCGCGTGCTTCGGGACTGCGGAGGGAACAAGAGCGAGGCCGCCCGGCGTATGAACATCAGCTATCGATCGTTGTGGTCCAAAGCAAGGGAGTATGGTCTGGAATGAAACCCCTCGCGGTTCTATGCGTTGCGTTGGTCTTGTTGGCCGCCGCTTTCCCGGCCGAGGCGACCCTCTCCCATCCCGAGCGGGTGGTCGCGGGCGTCTGGCGGCTCCCGTTCTTCTATCTTCCCGACGAGCCGCTTTCGCTCCCCGCGTCGATTCGGTGCGTCCAGGGGGGCGTCACAGCCGAGGTTCCGCTCGACTCGCTCCCGAGACTGGGAGGAGGACCCCGCTACGGGGCGTTCGTCGAGGAGCCGCTCCTCACCGCGAAGCCCGGAACAAAGGTGCGCGTGGAGGTTCTTCTCGGGGACTCCGTCGTCGAGTCGGCCGCGATCTCGGTGGAGGCGCGCCCCTCTCTCGCGCGGATCGTCTCGATTGACGAGGAAGGGGGAGTCGCGCTCTGGGCCGAGGACGGCGCGGGCGGTCTCGAACCGCTCGAGCGGGCGCTGGCTCCGTCGGTGGTGCGCGAGGTTCTACTTTTGCGGACGCGCGAAGGGGACGCGCGGATCGTCGGCGCGACCGACGACGGGGAGGCGATCGTCTGGAAGTGCGATGGACCCCTGCTGGAGATCGCGCGCCGGCCGCTTGGCGGCCGCCCCAGCTCGGCAGCCGCAGGATCGAATCCCGGAGAGGGCTTCTTCGGACTCCTCGACGGCCGCATCGTGCGGATCGCGCTCCGCGGATCGGCGGAGCCGGAAGTGATCGCCTCGGCCGACGGGATCCCGACGAGCCTCGCCCTCGGCGATGCCGACGGGGACGGGATCGAGGATCTCGCCGCGACAGTCCTCGAGGTCGAACGATCGAACCTCGTCGTGTGGCGCGGCCAGGAGCGGGGAGGGTTCGACCGGGAGCATCCGACCGTCATTCTTCTTCCCGGGACGGGACGGGCGGTTCTTTTCGCTTCCTTGAGGCGCGAGCCGGAGCTCCTTCTCCTCCTTCATGCGGCGGATGTCGATCTCTCAGGCGTTCTGGTCTGGAGTCTCTCGGGGCAGGATTCGGTGCGCGTGCTCGACCTGCCGGGGATCTCGGAGAAGAGCGTGCATCGCTTGGTGAGCGGCGATTGGAACGGCGACGGGATCGGCGATCTTGCCGTGCTGACTGGAGGAGCGCGTTCCCTTCTCGAGTTCTTTCTGATGGACGAGGACGGCTCCGTGGGCCGCCCCGCCTGCGCGGTCCCGGTCTCGGGCCCCGAGGTCGATCTTCTCGCGGTCGATCTCGACGGGAGCGGGGCGGAGGATCTCGTCGCCGTCGAGGGGGCGTTTCACGTCTGGCTCTCCGACGGTTCGGGGCGGATGACGGCGCTGCCGCACACGCCCGAAGGCGCCCCCTCGCGGGCGGCGCGACTCGGCCCGCCCTAGTCCCGTTCGGCAGATGTTTGCCGACCCTCGGAAACGAGATGCAGGAAACCGGTGAAATGCCCTTCGAGAGAAGGGGAGGAGATCAACAGAAACCGTTGGAATCAAAGTCGATCGCTCGAATGTCCTCGGGCCGACGGTCCGGGAATGGAAGTTGCCCGGATCGACGGGCGGGAGGTCCGACGATGCATGCGAAGACGGTTCGCGGCCGGAGCGGGTTCTCGCTCATCGAGATGATCCTCGCGATCGCCCTTCTTGGGTTCGCGTTCCTCGGAATGGGGAAGCTCTTTCTCGCCTCGTCGGAGCACGCGAAGCAGGGGCGGCACGATCTGATCGCCCTGAACACCGCAAACGAGATCCTCGAGCGGATGCACGCGGTCCCCTTCGAAAGCGTGAAGCCTCTTTTCGACGGGATCGACACGCGGCAGCAATCGACGATCCCGACCGAAGCGCGAAACTGGGCGGTCCACCTCCGCGAGCACCTCGGGCCGACCGCGTGGGCGACGGTCTCGGTCCTCGACGAGAACGACAACACGGCGCTCCCGCGCGGGCTGGTCGAGGTCGACATCCGGACCTCGTGGACCGAGCGCGGGCGGGAACGAACCGTTCAGACGAGCACCTACGTCGTTCGGATGGGGAGCTAGCCATGACGACGCGAAGAAATCCCGGAAACGAGAGGGGCTCGGCCCTCGTCCTCACCCTTCTTCTCCTCACGGCGCTCTCGCTGATGGGGATGACGCTCGCGCTCCTCTCGGGGACCGACCGGCGAGTGGCGGCGTACGACCGCGAGAGCATCGCCGCCCTTCACGCGGCCGAAGCAGGGATCGCGATGGCGAAGAGGAACATCCAAGACCGGGCGATCACGTTCGACGACGAGAACGGAAACGGATATCCGGATTTCCGCCTCGTGGACACGCTCTCCTGGGGCGGGCGCTACGATGTCTTCGGCGAGTCGAACCTGCCCCTCGGAAGCGGCGCCTCCCCCTACTCGGGAAGCAAGTTTCTTCTCGCGGCCGAGGGGCGCTCGCGCGACGCGGTCCGTCTCGTCGAGGCGGAGATCGAGCACGATTCCTTCCTCAAGTACGCGCGCTTCGTGGAAAGCGCCGGGACCGCGTACGAGTGCGGCGCGGTGCTCACCGGCGAGGTGTACATCGGCGGGACGCTCGGTCTTCCGAGCAGCTGTCCTTCCGGCTCGAAGGTCGTGTTTCTCGAGATGGTCGCCGCGACGAACGGCATCACGAACAAGTCGAGCGCGGTCTTCCACAAGGGCTACACCGATTCGGCGAGCGCGATCGATCTCGAGAGCTCGGTCGACTTCACGCTTCTCCGGAACAAGGCGAAGGGGCTGGGGAGCGAGTGCGACTGCGAGGGGAGGGGAAGGATCGGTCTCTATATGGGCTGGAATCCGCTCGGTGTCGGAACGAACGGCACGATCGATCTGTCGCGTTTCGATTTTTCGTTTCCCGATCCGGTGACGTCCGACACGATCATCCGCTACAACGGAAGCCCTGTGATCGACCAGACTACCGGGGTCCCGATGCTCGCCTCCGATTTCAACGGCGTGATCTTCTACGAAGGGGACGGCTTCGTTCGCGGCACGATGGACGGCGTGAGCGCGACCGGGCTTTGCGTGTTCGCGACGGACGACATCTTCATCGAGGGGAACATCCTCACCGGGCACACCGGTTACGACGAGACGACCCGGCTTCCGGACCACTCGGGGGATCCGGTCAACATCGGGCTCGTCGCGTACGACTACGTCTACTTCGGGAACGTGAGCCGCGTCGTCACCGTCGACGCCGCTCTCTTGGCCGTGCGCGCGAACTGGCGCGTCTACAACACGAGCTTCTCCGCGCACCCGCCGGCGCCGCCCGGCGCCTACGATCTCGATCAGGACGGCATCGTCGGCGAGTCGCCGCAGAACCACGATCCGAACCCGGGCGAGGGCTGGGACGAGATCATCACCGCCTCGAACCAGAACAAGACATGGGTGATGAACATCAACGGCCCGATCATCACGCACGACGGCGGATCCGCGTACCCTTGGAACGCTTCGACCGTGCTCGCCGACGCGGACGGACCGACCCGCCGCTACAACTACGACATGGACATCACCGACTTTCCGCCTCCGTGCTTTCCGGTTCCTCTCAACCTATGGAAGGACTTCGCGTGGGCGGAAAAGTACGACTCGAGGAACTGACGATGAGGAGAAATCAACGAAGGGGCTTTAGCCTCGTCGAGCTGATGGTGGTCGTCGGCATCATCGGCCTCGTGATCGCGGCGACAGCCGTCCCGGCGGTGAAGACGTGGAAGCGCGCCGATCTCGATCGGAACGCCAACCGGATCGCTGGAACGATGCGCCTCTGTCGCCAGAAGGCGATCTGGAAGCGCGTCCCCTACCGGCTGACGATCGACCCCGCTCGCCGGCTCTTCTACTCCGAGCGGAGCGATTCGGCGAGCGTGTGGGTTCTCGATCCGCCCGAGACGACATTCGTCGATCGGGGAATCTCTCTTTCAGTGACCGCGGGCGGGAGCCCGTCGAACCGCGACCTCGTCTTCGAGGGGCGGGGAACGGTGGCGAGCGGGGACGCCCCCGCGACGGTCCTCTTCTGGAACGACCGTGCGGAGAGCCTCGCGGTGCAGATCATTCGGACCGGAAGGGTCCGCCTTGCGAGGAGGGGATAGCCATGCTGGGAAGACGCGGGTTCACGCTCATCGAGATCGTGGTGGCGCTCTTCGTCCTTGCCGCGGTTTCCGCCTTCTCGTATCAGATGCTGGTGAGAGCGCAGAATGCTTTTGAGACGCAAAGGGATCTCGTCGAGGCGCAGGAGAACGCGCGCGCGGCGATCGGAGAGATCACCACCGACCTTCGCCAGATCAGCTACAGGAAAGACGCGACGCAGCCTTCAGTCATCTTCGCCGGAATCGACTCGATCGTTTTCGTCGCGGATCTCTACGACACGATCCCGGGCGCGGAGATCGTCTCGATCCATCTGACGCCGACCCTCGATTCGGGGACCGCGAACCCGAGCGACCGTCTGATCGAGCGGGTCGTCTGGGACACGTCGGGGACGCAGGTCCTCGCCGGTCCGATCGCCTACGGGATCTCGGACAGCGGGCTCACGTTCTTCTACTACGACCGGGACGGCACGCCGATGACCTTCCCGATCGGACAACCCGAGCACATCGGAGAGGTCGAGGTCGCCCTCACGGCCCAAACCGCACGCGCGCGGAGGGAGGTCGGCTACCAGGACGTGATCGTGACCTCGATCGTCTATCCGCGGAACCTCCCGTTCACCCCGCCGATGCCCAGGCCGAACCCGCCCGGGTGCGGCTCCCTGACAAGCCCGAACTGCGAGTCGCTGACGATTCCCTGGACGACTCCGACGCAAAACACAGACGGGAGCGCGCTCGCCTTCAACGACATCGCCCACTTCTCCGTCTACTTTGGAACGCGCCTCGATTCGATGAACTTGGATACGAGGCTGGCCCGCAACGTGAACATTTGGACAGTGAAGAGCCTGATCGCGGGCCTCTCCTACTATGTCGGTGTGACCGCGACGAGCACGGCCGGCGTGGAGAGCGCGCTCTGCGCGCGCCAGGGAAACGTCGGGGCATCGGCTCCCCCGCGCGCCCCCTCGTCGATCGCCGGAAGCGGCGGGATCGGGGCGATCTCGCTCGCGTGGTCCCGCGTCCTGGAGGACACGCTCGGGAACACGATCACCGCCGAAGTACGATACAGCGTCTATCGAGGAACGTCTCCCGGGGTCGCGCTCGTCTCGGGGAACCGGATCGCCGCCGACCTCGTCGACACCACCTACACCGATCTCGTTTCCGACTCGTGCGTGACGTACTACTACCGGGCGACCGCGAAGGCCTGCGGATGGGAAGGTCCGGGATCGGGCGAGGTGGCCTTCTCGCTTCCGGCTCGCCCCTCATGCCCTCCGTCGGTCGAGGCCGAGGAGGGGGCGGTCGCGGGTCAGATCGTGGCGAGGTGGTCGCGCCCGACGACGCGCGCCGACGCGACCCCTCTTCTTGAATCGGACATCGCGGGTTATCGGATCTTCTACTCGTTGGTACCCGGGGCGTACTCAGACTCGGTGAGCGGGGCCGCGGGCGTTCTCGAGAAGACCTTGAGCGGGCTCCAGGATTGCGCCACGTACTACGTGAACGTGGCGGCGATCGACAACTGCGGCACGCTCGGGGTCTTGTGCGGCGGGCGTGAGGCGGCGGCGCGAACATCCGCGCCTTGCAACGAGTACGTTCCCGCCGCACCGGCCGGTCTCGCTCTCGTCTCCGGCGACAGGCGGATGGAGCTCACCTGGCCGGCGAACCGCGCGGACTGCGACCTCGACGGCTACTTGGTCTACTACGGACGTGCGGCAGGTCAGTACAACGGGACCGAGGCCGCTGAAGGATCCTCGCCGGTCTTCGTGGACGCCTCGGCGGCGCACATCGACTCGAGCACTGGCTTCTTCGTTCTGACGACCCTCGAGCCGTGCACTCGCTACTACTTCGCGGTCTCGTGCGTGGACGTGTGCAGCCCGCGTCTCGAGAGCGCGCTTTCGCCGGAGAGGAACGAGCTTACGCAATGCGGGACGTGCGAGATCGAGAAGGCGTGCATCACGGAAATCGCCGAGGGCGCGTCGCAGGAACGGGTGCGCTTCCAGATCGGGAACGAAGGATCGACGAGCGTGGCGGTCGAGGAGATCCAAGCGGATTGGAGCGGGGGAGCATCGCTCCTCGAGGTTCTCCTCGGGGGGACGGCGATCTGGAAGCACGACGGGACCGCGGGCGCGGGCCCGAGCGGGCCGCAGAGCTCTCCCTCGAAGATCGACATCAATGACTTCTCGCTCACCCCGGACGACGACTTCGGCCGGCCGAAGGAGATGATCCTCGTCTTCAGCGCTGCCGCGACAGGGTCCGTGATCAACCTCACGTACGAGACCGAGGACGGGATGTGCACGATCTCTCTCTCGCCGTGCGCGCGCCTCTTCTCCGAGACGTTCACGCAGGCGGACGGACCGCCCGCGGGTTGGACGCCGAGGACCGGATCGAACTGGCGGGTCGTCTCCAACCAGCTCCGGACGTCGAGCGACGGGAGGATCACGCCCGACGCCCTCGGCTTCTCCCGCGGCGACTACACAGCGTCCGCTCGGGTGAAGGTCGAGGGGACGAGGATGAACCGGAGGGCCGGCTATTACGTCCGCTACCGGGACACCGGGAACTACTACCTCCTACTCATCCAGCCGTACTACAGCCGCATCGTGTTTCAGAAAAAGGTGAACAACGGCAGCCTCATCACCCTTGCCCAGAAGACCAGCGTCTCGATCGCCAACGGCCAGTACTACTCGCTCCGCGTTTCCGCCTACGGGAACACGTTCCGCGTCTGGTTCGAGGGGACTCTCATCGATTGGGACGGTGCCACGGGGACGGTGATCACGGACGCCTCGATCGCGACCGGCAACATCTGCATGTACGCATGGGACGCATCGTACGGCTGGTACGACGACGTGGTCGTCGAGCCGACCTGCGGTTGCGGAGGGGCGATTCCGTAGATGATTGCGGTCCAAGCGCGGCCGTCAAGTTCGACCGCGCGCGGCCGATCCTCAGGGGGAACCGGAGCATTGCGCTCCCGCGGGGGAAGGGAAGGATTCATGGGATTTTGGAAGGCTTTCCTCAAGATGGAGACGGGGCTCGTCGGCCTCGACATCGGGAGCCGGTCGATCAAGGCGGTGGAAGCCTCGCGGAAGGGAGGACGTCTCACCGTCGCCCGCTACGGAGCCGCTTCTCTTCCCCCGGACGCGATCGTGGACGGCGAGATCATGGACCGCGAGGTCGTGGTCGAGTGCATTCAGGATCTTCTCCGGGAGACCGGCATGCGCTCGCGCCATGTCGCCTCCGCCGTCTCGGGACGATCGGTCATCGTCAAGCGGATCACGCTCGACTCGATGACGACCGAGCAGGCGAGCGAGGTCATCTACTGGGAAGCGGAGCAACACATCACCTACGGGATCGATGAGGTCTCCCTCGACTTCCAGATCCTCGGGGAGACGGGCCAGGGGAAGATGGACGTCCTCCTCGTCGCGGCGAAAAAGGAGACGGTGGAAATGCACACTTCGCTCCTTCGCGACGCGGGCCTCGTCCCGGTGATCGTGGACGTCGACTCCCTCGCGGTGCAGAACGCGTTCGAGGCGAACTACGAGACGGACAAGAGCGAGAAGGTGCTTCTCCTCAACGTCGGGGCGTCGGTCACGAACGTGAGCCTTCTCACGGGAGGAGCGCCCCTCTTCACGCGCGACCTCTCGGTCGCCGGGAACGCGTTCGCGGATGAGATTCAGCGCATGCTCAGCGTGGACCGCGACGAGGCGGAGAAGATCGCCAGAAGCACGCGCGAAGAGGACCGGGAGCGGATCGGACCGATCCTGGACACGGTGGGCCAGGACCTTCTCCTTGGGGTGGAGCGATCCCTCTCGTACCTGAGAGGCGTATCCGGGTCGGCGGAGATCTCGCGAGCCCTTCTCTCGGGGGGCGGCGCGTTGCTTCCCGGTTTGCATGGATACGTTGCGAACCGGCTCGGGGTCCCGGTGGAGGTCGCCGATCCGTTCCGATCCCTCGATTTCGACGAGGCGCTCTTTCGCGAAGGCGAGAGGGAAGAAGTCGGCCCCTCGCTGATGGTCGCCGTCGGGCTGGCGCTTCGGTGAAGAAGGAGCACGGATGATTCGGATCAACCTGATCCCGCGCGAAGAGCGGGTCACGATCCAATCGGCGAGACCCAACTGGCTCCTGATCGCGGCCGTCGTTGGGCCGGTCTTCTATGCGTTTCTCCTCCTCGCCGTCGTGATGGTGCAGAACCACCGGTCGATCGTGTTGGACGAGCTCATCCAGCAGGAGGAGG contains:
- a CDS encoding PAS domain-containing protein; translated protein: MKSLVAVLPLLLLAGVFLLFFLPWAAARFTRVFRGKAQRADETALLLGTVQEMLSGIRASESDLRDLYSRAERRASFLERYHQGILESLKTGVVACNRRGEIVSLNRAAADILRIPASKARGKPLDGLLGPGHLFTRMLGAVARGEPVEDRVELEARREGEEPLFVELRTSILYGKSGQAVGATFLLDDVSERKILRRRIALKERLAAMGEISAGIAHEFRNALHSLGGLAKLIARRAEGDERVEPLAREILNETARMERILHELRLFVKPEELSIEPIVPAELIRSVLVPFVEDAGARGIRVRMAAASDLPEIRADRALLAQALRNLVRNAVQAMGSAGGVVTVRASAHGPVRGPIRQVVISVTDTGPGIPEEIRAKIFTPFFTTKPEGTGLGLALVEKAMAAHGGSVDLESAALRGTTFTLSFPAGGREAAETGLSAREDRSRVCGSLAAAGGPSNQVEEGRR
- a CDS encoding sigma-54-dependent Fis family transcriptional regulator — encoded protein: MTEKRILVVEDRAGTRKMLEGTLADEGYRAVAVPTGEEALRRLEEESFDLVLTDLALPGIDGLRVLAASKESDPLAPVIVMTAYGTIENAVRAMKEGAYDFVVKPVDPERLLLLVRRAAERRTLEIRNRGFSSAEAPPAIVGKSAAIRKVLDLADRVAPSDAAVLLSGESGTGKELFARRIHLSSARAGHPLVAVNCAAIPRELVEAELFGAEKGAYTGADRLRVGKFELADGGTIFFDEIGELSLPLQSKLLRVLEGKTVERIGGSRAIRADVRLITATNRVLEDEVRAGCFREDLFYRLNVFPVRIPPLRERREDIALLAGHFLARFAAEMRRDRIALSADALRALEEYDWPGNVRELRNVLERAVILVEGDTIPAELVVPRARTSRTDDERSALAATDLHAAVRETVRRVEADLIGRVLRDCGGNKSEAARRMNISYRSLWSKAREYGLE
- a CDS encoding prepilin-type N-terminal cleavage/methylation domain-containing protein; this translates as MHAKTVRGRSGFSLIEMILAIALLGFAFLGMGKLFLASSEHAKQGRHDLIALNTANEILERMHAVPFESVKPLFDGIDTRQQSTIPTEARNWAVHLREHLGPTAWATVSVLDENDNTALPRGLVEVDIRTSWTERGRERTVQTSTYVVRMGS
- a CDS encoding prepilin-type N-terminal cleavage/methylation domain-containing protein; the encoded protein is MRRNQRRGFSLVELMVVVGIIGLVIAATAVPAVKTWKRADLDRNANRIAGTMRLCRQKAIWKRVPYRLTIDPARRLFYSERSDSASVWVLDPPETTFVDRGISLSVTAGGSPSNRDLVFEGRGTVASGDAPATVLFWNDRAESLAVQIIRTGRVRLARRG
- a CDS encoding prepilin-type N-terminal cleavage/methylation domain-containing protein, whose product is MLGRRGFTLIEIVVALFVLAAVSAFSYQMLVRAQNAFETQRDLVEAQENARAAIGEITTDLRQISYRKDATQPSVIFAGIDSIVFVADLYDTIPGAEIVSIHLTPTLDSGTANPSDRLIERVVWDTSGTQVLAGPIAYGISDSGLTFFYYDRDGTPMTFPIGQPEHIGEVEVALTAQTARARREVGYQDVIVTSIVYPRNLPFTPPMPRPNPPGCGSLTSPNCESLTIPWTTPTQNTDGSALAFNDIAHFSVYFGTRLDSMNLDTRLARNVNIWTVKSLIAGLSYYVGVTATSTAGVESALCARQGNVGASAPPRAPSSIAGSGGIGAISLAWSRVLEDTLGNTITAEVRYSVYRGTSPGVALVSGNRIAADLVDTTYTDLVSDSCVTYYYRATAKACGWEGPGSGEVAFSLPARPSCPPSVEAEEGAVAGQIVARWSRPTTRADATPLLESDIAGYRIFYSLVPGAYSDSVSGAAGVLEKTLSGLQDCATYYVNVAAIDNCGTLGVLCGGREAAARTSAPCNEYVPAAPAGLALVSGDRRMELTWPANRADCDLDGYLVYYGRAAGQYNGTEAAEGSSPVFVDASAAHIDSSTGFFVLTTLEPCTRYYFAVSCVDVCSPRLESALSPERNELTQCGTCEIEKACITEIAEGASQERVRFQIGNEGSTSVAVEEIQADWSGGASLLEVLLGGTAIWKHDGTAGAGPSGPQSSPSKIDINDFSLTPDDDFGRPKEMILVFSAAATGSVINLTYETEDGMCTISLSPCARLFSETFTQADGPPAGWTPRTGSNWRVVSNQLRTSSDGRITPDALGFSRGDYTASARVKVEGTRMNRRAGYYVRYRDTGNYYLLLIQPYYSRIVFQKKVNNGSLITLAQKTSVSIANGQYYSLRVSAYGNTFRVWFEGTLIDWDGATGTVITDASIATGNICMYAWDASYGWYDDVVVEPTCGCGGAIP
- the pilM gene encoding type IV pilus assembly protein PilM, coding for MGFWKAFLKMETGLVGLDIGSRSIKAVEASRKGGRLTVARYGAASLPPDAIVDGEIMDREVVVECIQDLLRETGMRSRHVASAVSGRSVIVKRITLDSMTTEQASEVIYWEAEQHITYGIDEVSLDFQILGETGQGKMDVLLVAAKKETVEMHTSLLRDAGLVPVIVDVDSLAVQNAFEANYETDKSEKVLLLNVGASVTNVSLLTGGAPLFTRDLSVAGNAFADEIQRMLSVDRDEAEKIARSTREEDRERIGPILDTVGQDLLLGVERSLSYLRGVSGSAEISRALLSGGGALLPGLHGYVANRLGVPVEVADPFRSLDFDEALFREGEREEVGPSLMVAVGLALR